From the Capnocytophaga sp. oral taxon 878 genome, the window TATGAAAAAACTTTTGGTCAGCACACCATAGGTCTACAAGCTGGGTACAGCCAAGAGTATAACAACTACCAAACCCTACAAGGTTATCGTCGTAACTACAATGCCAACAACCTCCATGAACTAAATGCTGGTACTGCTTCTGACCAAACCAACTCAGGTAACACAGTTGAGTGGGCTTTACAATCTTTCTTCGGTAGGTTCAATTACAATTATAAAGAACGTTATTTGCTTGAAGCCAATGTTCGTTATGATGGTACTTCACGCATATCCAAAGATAATCGTTGGGGTTGGTTCCCTTCTTTCTCGGCAGGTTGGCGTGTGAGTGAGGAAAGTTTTATTAAAGATGCCGAATCTATGAATTGGCTTAATAACTTTAAATTACGTGGTTCTTATGGGTTGTTAGGTAACCAAAATATTGGTAACTATCCTTACCAATCATTGTTAAGCTATACTGGTGCTTATCCGTTTGATAACATCACCCTTTTCCCTGGAGCTGCCCAAACAGAGTATGCTAATGCTGATATTAAGTGGGAATCAACTTCTGTAGCCGATATAGGGGTTGATATCAACCTATTTAACCGCATTACCATAGTGTATGACTGGTACAAAAAACACACCTTTGATATCTTGCGAAACTCTCAAGTAACAGGTGCTTTGGGCTTAAGTGCTCCTACTGTGAATAGTGGCGAAATGGAAAACTATGGGCATGAACTATCAGTACAATACAACCATACTCTCACTAGCGGTAAGCTAGAAGGTTTAAGTTATGGTGCAGGTTTCTTTATCGATATATCACGTAACAAACTTGTGAATTTTGGAGCTCGCGAAATTGATGGATTTAATGTACGCGAAAACGGATTGCCCTACAACTCTTTCTATATGCTTAAAATGATAGGAGTATTCCAAAACCAAACTGAAATTGATAACTCTCCTAAACAGTTTAATGACCCCGTACGCCCTGGTGACTTTAAGTATGAAGACATAAATCACGATGGTAAAATCGATAATAATGACCGTACAGTGGTAGATGGAAGATTCCCTAAATATGACTATTCATTTAATGCTCATTTAGAATACAAAGGCATTGACTTTTCAGTACTATTCCAAGGGGTAGAAGGTCGTAAAATTTATACTACTGGTTGGGGATTAGATCCTTTCCGCCAAGGTACTGCTCCTACTCGTGATTTTGTAAATAACCGCTGGACAGGAGAAGGTTCTACCAATAGCTACCCTCGTATGTACTTTAACCAAGTAGGCGATAGTCATAACCGCCGTAATAACACTTGGTACTTACAAGATGCTTCATATTTACGCCTTAAAAACATTACATTAGGATACTCTTTCTCTGATGATGTAATTTCAAAAATTGGACTTACCAAATTGCGTGTTTACTTCTCTGGCGATAACCTTTGGACAATTACTAACTACAAAGGGCTAGACCCCGAACGCGCTGGCGATGGTCTTTTCGTACAATACCCACAAAACAAAATTGTTTCTATGGGTCTAAATGTTGAATTTTAAACTTGATAACAAATGAAAAAGATATTTATATATGCAGCCGCATTATCATTGCTTACGGCGTGCAATAAAGATTTTTTGGATCTTAATCCTAATGACCGCCCCTCATCTGGTACATTTTGGAAAACAGAAAGTGATTACAAAATGGCTCTTACTGCCTGCTATGGTACAATGCAGCACCCTCACTTCGCACAAGGATTACCTACTTGGGATAACCTTACCGATAACTCTTACGGACAACATAATGAAGGGCAATATGGTTTAACCATTGGCCTCTCTCAAGGTAATATTGATGCTAGCTCTGGAGGTTTTATAAGCAATGTATATTTAGACGGACTCAAAGCTGTTGTACGTGCTAATATTTTCTTGAAAAATTTAGAAAGCTTTTCGGGCATTGATGCTGCTACTAAAAAAGTAAATCAAGCTGAAGCCCGTATGATACGTGCCTTCTTTTACACATACCTTTATCGTTGTTATGGTGATGTGCCTATCATAAAAGAAGTCTTAGATTTAGACTCTCAATACAAAGCCAAAAGCCCTGCTGCTGATGTTTATAATTTTATAATGGAAGACTTAGACTTTGCTATTGCCAACTTACCTTCTCAGTCTTACTCTGTTGAAAAAGGACGTTGGACAAGTAATGCTGCTAAAGCCTTCAAAGCCCGCTTAATATTGTACACTGCTTATGATGAAAGTGGTAATGCTATTGCTTCTAAAATGCAAGAAGCAAAAACAGTGTTAGCTTCCATCTCAGGCTATTCATTAGCTACTGATTTCTCTGATAATTTCTTTGATTTAAAACAAGAAACTTGTCCTGAGATAATGATGTCTGTTAAATACCTTGCTCCTAATAACTATACCTATGCTGATTTGTGGTACGGAGGCTGGTTAGTAGTATCTCCTTTAGCTAACTTTGTAAATGAGTTTGAAAATGCTGATGGTACTACAGCTGCAGCTGTTACTCAAACTAATGGTAAGGTAGATATTGAAGCTTTTACGAATGCCTCTTTAGCAACGCGTGACCCACGTATGGCTAAAACTATCTTCGTAGATAAATACCCTCATCGTGGTACTTACATCACTCCTAATAACGCACGCCCTACCGGTATAGGTTTAGCCAAATTCTTATCGCCTAACTTAGAAGCTCCTTATGAGTATGCAACTCAAAGCCAGCAAGATTGGGTAATAATGCGTTACGCTGATGTATTACTTATGCTAGCAGAAGCCGAAAATGAAATTTCAGGAGCTACTATAGCGGTATATGGTTATGTAAACCAAGTACGAGCAAGAGCTGGAATGCCTGCTTTACCTACGGGTCTTACAAAAGATGAAATGAGAACTCGCATCCGCCACGAACGTCGTGTAGAACTCGCTTTTGAAGGAGAACGCTACTTTGACCTTAAACGTTGGAAAATAGCAGAACAAGTAATTAATGCTGTAACTGATGGAATAGTAAGACGCAAGTTTGAAGCTAAACACTATCTATGGCCCCTACCTCAATCTGAAATAGATAAAAACAAGGGCACTTTAGTACAAAATCCTAATTATTAGAGTTAAAAGTTTTAGGTGCCAGACAAGTATGGTAAGCATACAAGTTTGGCACCTATTTTTTTATAAAACATTCTCTAAAAAAGTAGCAGTAATATTTGTTTTATATTTTTAATATACTAATTTTGCAGCGCTAAACTTAAAAACGATATGAGACAATAAACAAATAAACCATATAAAACTATGAAAAAAATGAAATCTGCCCTTTTAGTATTCGGACTGCTTCTTGCTGCCTGTCGTACTACGGTAACTACACCTGCCGAAATGGAAATTGCCAGTAATAAGCAATTCACTTTAAAAAAAGATACTTATCATTTTCACCTAAACCAAACTACCGAAAAAGAACTCTACATCTCTAACCATGACCAAACTAACCCTAAAAAAGTAGCCTTCTACCTTGAAAATCTACATGATGTAGTTATCGATGGTAATGGAAGTGAACTCCTCTTTCACGGTACTATACTACCAATTGTAGTGAAAAACTGCACTAATATCACTCTTAAAAACTTTTCAATAGACTTTGCCATACCTCATCTTAGGCAGTTGCACATTACCGAGGTAGATAGTATCAATAATAAGGTTAAGGCACGTATTTACCCCGAAGGTAATTACAAAATTAAAGACAATAAACTTATCTTCACAGGTGAAGATTATGAAGAAACTCCTTTTGGAGGTATGATTTTCAGTCCTAACAAACGTTTGGCTTATAACCGTGCTGACCTCAGATTTAATCCTACTAACATTACCGAAACAGCGCCTAATGAGTTCCTGATAGAGGGAATGGGAGCAAAAAATCCTTACCTACAAAAAAATGAGCGTTTTATATTGCGTACATATACACGTCCTACTCCTGCTATTTTTGTAACCAAAAGCAAGAACGTGAAGTTAGAGAATATCACTGTACATAATGCTCACGGAATGGGGCTTTTAGCTCAACTTACGGAAAATATTAGCTTAAACCACTTTAAAGTAGCCCTAAAGGAAGGGTCTGAACGCTATTATACAACTCAAGCCGATGCTACCCACTTTTCAGGCTGTAAAGGTTTAATTCGTTCCGAAAATGGTTTGTATGAAGGTATGGCTGATGATGCCATAAATGTACATGGCACTTACCTAAAAATAATAGCTCGCCAAGGCGATCGCACTATAAGAGGGCAGTATATGCACCACCAATCGTGGGGATTCCTTTGGGGTAATGTAGGTGATGAGGTACAATTTATTGCCTCTAAAACAATGGATGTAATAGGCAATAAAACTTACCGCATACAAACTATTAAGGCTGTAGATAAACCTACTGAGGTAGGTGCTAAAATTTTTGAAATTACCTTTAACGAGCCTCTACCTGCTGAGGTAAATCCTGATACCCCTTGTGGAGTTGAAAATCTTACTTGGACACCTGAGGTAATTTTCAAAAATAATATAGTACGTAATAACCGTGCTCGTGGTGCTCTATTCAGCACTCCTAAGAAAGTTATTTGTAGCCATAATGTATTCGATCATACTCACGGCACTGCTATCTTGCTTTGTGGCGATTGTAACGGTTGGTATGAAACAGGAGCTTGCCATAATGTAGTAATTAAAAATAACCGTTTTATCAATGCTCTTACTGCCAACTATCAGTTTACAAATGCTATTATCTCTATTTACCCTGAAATTCCAAACTTGGAAGAACAACAAAAATACTTTCACTCTAACATTCTTATAGAGAATAACGTATTTGAAACCTTTGACGAACCTATTTTATACGCCAAATCAGTAGATAATCTTATTTATCGCAATAATAAGATTATTAAAAATAAGGAATTCAAACCTTTTCACTGGAACAAAGAACGTTTTAAATTAGAACGTACCAAAAACGTAAAGATTAGTGAATAATTAATCAAGAAAAATGAACCTTTTCTGTGTAATTAAAAGGTTCTACTTACTATTTTTAACATTACCTTTTAATATTATTTTTATAATGAAAAAACTGTATTACATTTTATTATTTATAACCTTGCCTCTTTCAGCGCAAATTAAAATTATTCCGCAACCAAATGAAGTAACTTATCACAAAGGTAGCTGCCAGCTCAGCACCCAAATTACTTATAAACAGGATAATCTTATCACAAACCCAGAGGGCTATCAGTTAGTGATAAAACCTAAAAACATAACAATAAAATATGCTACTGATGCAGGTAAGTTCTATGCTGAACAAAGCTTAAAACAGCTAAAAGCTCAAGTAAAATTGGAAGGCAAAAACGCCTTCCCTTGTCTTACTATTACCGATGCACCTCGCTTTGCTTACCGTGCCTTAATGATTGACCCAGCTCGTCATTATTGGAAAATTTCGGAAATGAAGCAATATATTGATGTAATGGCACAATATAAGTTCAACTACTTACATTTACACCTCACTGATGACCAAGGATGGCGTATAGAGATAAAAAAATATCCCAAACTAACCGAAATAGGGTCTAAACGTACCGATTTTGAAGGTTCTAAACGCAATAACGATGGTTTTTATACCCAAGCAGAAATGAAAGAGCTTGTACAATATGCCCTAGAGCGCAATGTCCAGTTAGTACCAGAGTTTGATGTACCTGGTCATAGTGATGCCGCAGTAGCTGCTTATCCTTTCCTTAGCTGTAATGATACTATTATAGGGGTACGGACTACAGCAGGGGTTTCTAAAAATTTACTTTGCTTTGCTAAGCCCGAAGTATATACCTTTATGGATGATGTGATTACTGAGCTTTCGGAAGTTTTCCCTTGTAAATATTTCCATATAGGGGGTGATGAGGCCCCTACAGATAAGTGGATGGAACACCCCGAAGCTAAACGCTTATTACAAGCTAACCCCAGCTTAAAGGCTCAAGACTTAATGAGTGAGTTTTTTCATAAAGTAAATTCTTCTTTAATTAAGAACGGAAAGCAACCTCTTATTTGGATGGAGTTGGATATCCCTAACTATCCACAAGGCAGTATAATGTACCTTTGGCGTTATCGCACTACCCCTCAAGTTTTAGAAAGAGCTAAGAAAGATGGCTTTAAGGTGATAACTTCTCCTGGTGAATATGCCTATTTTGATTACCCTCAAGCCAAAGATGACCTGCCTAATGTAGGCTGGATGCCTACCCTAACCTTACAACGGGTATATGAGTTTAATCCTGCTTTTAACCTCACTACCGAAGAAGAAAAGGAATATATTTTTGGAGTAGAAGCTACTTTATGGGGTGAAAGTGTTAAAGATCTTTTCAGAGCTTTTTATATGACGTATCCTCGTGCCTTAGCTCTTTCCGAAGCTGGATGGACACAGATGCCTCAGCGCAATTGGCAAGCATTTATTGAAAAGTTAGACTTTCATTTGCAATATCTGCTTAAGCAAGGAGTAAATTACCGTCCTCCTGTTGAGTTATCTCAGTTAACAAATAGTAAGCAATAAATTGTAATAAAAAACACTGCATAACAAAATGTTATCAGTGTTTTTTTATCTTGTTTTTAATAGCAATTTGGCAAATTATTTGTACTTTTGCGCTCTAGAATGAAAAATAGCTGAATGAAAAACCTCTATATTTACATAATAACAGCTTGTTTGCTAAGCTTTTGTGACATTACAGTAGCACAAAATGACAATACCAAAACCCGCCGTATCGAGATCGTATATGGAGGTGAGTTTACCATTGATAATGTCAAGTATCCAGGAGCTACTATTTTTAAGTCGGACGGACAAAGGGTTCAGTTCCGTCATCAAGGGCTTGATGTGTGGTGTGATTTAGCTGTCCTTTACGAAGAACGTAATGAGGTTATAGCCCGCGGCAATGTTGTGTTACAACAAGGGGATACTCTCCAGATGAATAGCCAATATGTATCGTACAAAGGTGATACTAAAATGGCTGTAGCTCGTCAAGATGTAATGCTGCGCAATGGTAATATGACACTTGAAACTCAAGAACTCTTTTTTGACCGCAATACTCAAGAGGCTTATTACAACAATTTTGGAAAAATCACTGACCCTGATAATGAACTTACAAGCAAAACAGGCAGATATTATGCGACCCTAAAGAAAAACCAGTTTACGAATTCAGTAAAGATTGTAAATAAAGAATTTACTGTACATTCACAGGTTTTGGATTATTATCACACATCGGGTAATGCCTATTTTTATGGTAAAACCACTATTGTAGGAGCTGATTATAAGCTCTATTGTGAGCGCGGTTATTATGATACAAGGCATCAACAAGGCTATTTTATGAAAGAGGCAAAAATAGAATATGACCTAAAAACTCTTACAGGAGATAGCTTATATTTTGATAGAGGAAGACAATTTGCTTCTGGTTCTAACAATATTTTTATTGCCGATACTATAAATAAAACTTTTGTAAAAGGGCATTATGGTGAGATTCACAAGACAAAAGACTCAATGTTTATTACCAAAAAAGCTCTTATTATTAGTTTAGTTGAAAAAGATTCTATTTATATGCATGGTAAGCGCATACTAGTAACCGGTAAACCTAGTCATCGTATTATCCGTGCCTACCCGGATGCACGTATATATAAAAGTGATATGCAAGCTAAGTGTGACTCTATTCACTCCAGTGAAGAAATAGGACTTACTCAATTAGTAGGTAAACCAGTAGCATGGACGGGTAATAGCCAAATGACTGGCGACAATATACATCTAATAGCAAATGTAAAAACTGAGCAGTTGGACTCATTAAAAGTTTTTCTAAATGCCTTAGTAGTAGAAAAAGACACCCTTAGCGATGGCTACAACCAAGTAAAAGGAAAGTACCTTTATGGCAAGTTCAAAGATAATAATTTGCGGCAAATTGACTTTATGCAGAATACCGAATCTATATATTATGTTTATAATGATACTAAAGAGTTAATAGGTATTAACAAACTTACTTGTAGCCGAATTAAGATTTACTTAGATAAGAACCAACAAATACAACAAACGGTATTCATTACACAACCTTCGGGCAATTTGTATCCGGACGACAAGCTCCCTGCTTCTGATCGTAAGTTCCGTGAATTTGTTTGGCGAGGAGATGAACGCATCCCTAACAAAGATGCTATTTTTAGTAAAGAGGAAAAAGAACTTAAACCCAAGGAAATCAAAGGAATGAAAAGTCCAGAAGAGATTGATGCTGATGAACATGTTTTAGCTCATCCTACTGAAAATACTACCCAAATGCCTCTTATTGAACCAACAAAAAACAAAAGAAAATAAAAATTGGCATTTTTATTGCACAATATTACAGAAAGAATTACTTTTGCAATCTCATTAATTATAAATATTTAAACGATATGAAGAAAATTATCATTGCAATCTCAGTATTAGGATTGCTTACTACATCGTGCGTATCGAAAAAGAAGTATGCTGAATTGGAAGCACGAAACAAACAAACAGAGGACTTATTGAATAGTGCTACTGTAAAATTAAATATGTGTTTGGATGAAAAACAAAAACTTTCTTACAAAGCAGAGAGTTTAAAAAATCAAAATGATTTGTTACAACAAAACAACCAACAGCTCATCCAAAATATGGGAAATCTTACTACCCTTACCCAAAAAGGAGCTGAAAATCTTGAAAAATCATTAGAAAGTTTGCGTGAGAAAGATCTTACTATTAAAAACTTACG encodes:
- a CDS encoding OstA-like protein; translated protein: MKNLYIYIITACLLSFCDITVAQNDNTKTRRIEIVYGGEFTIDNVKYPGATIFKSDGQRVQFRHQGLDVWCDLAVLYEERNEVIARGNVVLQQGDTLQMNSQYVSYKGDTKMAVARQDVMLRNGNMTLETQELFFDRNTQEAYYNNFGKITDPDNELTSKTGRYYATLKKNQFTNSVKIVNKEFTVHSQVLDYYHTSGNAYFYGKTTIVGADYKLYCERGYYDTRHQQGYFMKEAKIEYDLKTLTGDSLYFDRGRQFASGSNNIFIADTINKTFVKGHYGEIHKTKDSMFITKKALIISLVEKDSIYMHGKRILVTGKPSHRIIRAYPDARIYKSDMQAKCDSIHSSEEIGLTQLVGKPVAWTGNSQMTGDNIHLIANVKTEQLDSLKVFLNALVVEKDTLSDGYNQVKGKYLYGKFKDNNLRQIDFMQNTESIYYVYNDTKELIGINKLTCSRIKIYLDKNQQIQQTVFITQPSGNLYPDDKLPASDRKFREFVWRGDERIPNKDAIFSKEEKELKPKEIKGMKSPEEIDADEHVLAHPTENTTQMPLIEPTKNKRK
- a CDS encoding alpha-1,3-galactosidase B — encoded protein: MKSALLVFGLLLAACRTTVTTPAEMEIASNKQFTLKKDTYHFHLNQTTEKELYISNHDQTNPKKVAFYLENLHDVVIDGNGSELLFHGTILPIVVKNCTNITLKNFSIDFAIPHLRQLHITEVDSINNKVKARIYPEGNYKIKDNKLIFTGEDYEETPFGGMIFSPNKRLAYNRADLRFNPTNITETAPNEFLIEGMGAKNPYLQKNERFILRTYTRPTPAIFVTKSKNVKLENITVHNAHGMGLLAQLTENISLNHFKVALKEGSERYYTTQADATHFSGCKGLIRSENGLYEGMADDAINVHGTYLKIIARQGDRTIRGQYMHHQSWGFLWGNVGDEVQFIASKTMDVIGNKTYRIQTIKAVDKPTEVGAKIFEITFNEPLPAEVNPDTPCGVENLTWTPEVIFKNNIVRNNRARGALFSTPKKVICSHNVFDHTHGTAILLCGDCNGWYETGACHNVVIKNNRFINALTANYQFTNAIISIYPEIPNLEEQQKYFHSNILIENNVFETFDEPILYAKSVDNLIYRNNKIIKNKEFKPFHWNKERFKLERTKNVKISE
- a CDS encoding beta-N-acetylhexosaminidase, which encodes MKKLYYILLFITLPLSAQIKIIPQPNEVTYHKGSCQLSTQITYKQDNLITNPEGYQLVIKPKNITIKYATDAGKFYAEQSLKQLKAQVKLEGKNAFPCLTITDAPRFAYRALMIDPARHYWKISEMKQYIDVMAQYKFNYLHLHLTDDQGWRIEIKKYPKLTEIGSKRTDFEGSKRNNDGFYTQAEMKELVQYALERNVQLVPEFDVPGHSDAAVAAYPFLSCNDTIIGVRTTAGVSKNLLCFAKPEVYTFMDDVITELSEVFPCKYFHIGGDEAPTDKWMEHPEAKRLLQANPSLKAQDLMSEFFHKVNSSLIKNGKQPLIWMELDIPNYPQGSIMYLWRYRTTPQVLERAKKDGFKVITSPGEYAYFDYPQAKDDLPNVGWMPTLTLQRVYEFNPAFNLTTEEEKEYIFGVEATLWGESVKDLFRAFYMTYPRALALSEAGWTQMPQRNWQAFIEKLDFHLQYLLKQGVNYRPPVELSQLTNSKQ
- a CDS encoding RagB/SusD family nutrient uptake outer membrane protein, which translates into the protein MKKIFIYAAALSLLTACNKDFLDLNPNDRPSSGTFWKTESDYKMALTACYGTMQHPHFAQGLPTWDNLTDNSYGQHNEGQYGLTIGLSQGNIDASSGGFISNVYLDGLKAVVRANIFLKNLESFSGIDAATKKVNQAEARMIRAFFYTYLYRCYGDVPIIKEVLDLDSQYKAKSPAADVYNFIMEDLDFAIANLPSQSYSVEKGRWTSNAAKAFKARLILYTAYDESGNAIASKMQEAKTVLASISGYSLATDFSDNFFDLKQETCPEIMMSVKYLAPNNYTYADLWYGGWLVVSPLANFVNEFENADGTTAAAVTQTNGKVDIEAFTNASLATRDPRMAKTIFVDKYPHRGTYITPNNARPTGIGLAKFLSPNLEAPYEYATQSQQDWVIMRYADVLLMLAEAENEISGATIAVYGYVNQVRARAGMPALPTGLTKDEMRTRIRHERRVELAFEGERYFDLKRWKIAEQVINAVTDGIVRRKFEAKHYLWPLPQSEIDKNKGTLVQNPNY